One Flavobacterium sp. 90 DNA segment encodes these proteins:
- a CDS encoding SusC/RagA family TonB-linked outer membrane protein, with product MKRILAVLGMVLLSSLGAVAQNRLITGIVTDAENKGIVAASIEVQGKPFSAVTDAEGRFKMNVPEGKVTLNVSSIGFASKQVVLQEKENRVAVVLNENLQELKDVVVTSFGVKKQKKALGYAVGEIKGDDLTKNKEINLGNALQGKIAGVNVSAPVTGPSGSSRVVIRGATSASGLNQPLYVVDGIPIDNSQQGNAGMYGGADKGDGMSSFNPDDIASMSVLKGSAASALYGYRGSNGVILITTKKGKSGTGLGVDFSTNSTFNTPVSLLHWQDQYGAGAPVNGVATRFSDLQELRDSYYFAWGDKYDGTPSLSLDGKTRPYQAYGKDNVENFYRTGFSFSNTLAISGGNETTNFRLSFGNTKDESILPGTDFGRNNLSLSLNSAPNKKISIETNAQYISEKSHNRPYLNDSPRNPSFPTTFLTPGTDIRWINNGYDENGGEADYFGANTYQTNPYFATQEDLNDDLRKRFIGSAKVNYNITDKIYAKAVIGIDDINYEYTEIEPTGINYNPGGSYENRVENRSEFNASGYLGYKGDIAKNLSLDAFIGANRQDNKYSGIKMKGNNFIVPFKYFYANTQPDKTEKLFSEREVNSLFYSADLGYKDFLYLSLTGRQDWFSTLDPSNNSVFYPSVSSSFIYSQIIDLPEWMSYGKLRAGWGNVGGGLQEAYALSLTYTAPDGQTDSQGQPILGVNGETVPNKFLRPYNVSTIEFGFENTFFNNRVSTDLTFYQKRTTKDIADADISQASGYRTTKINVGEILNQGVEFAVNVKAIKTPSFSWSIGYNFAYNDSEVVSLSDKINTKSLEGNRDSRASVVLEKGQPFGVIKAYDYLRDSQGNIVIDTNGKFMRGNLIIAGQGVAPTSMGLSNDFQYKNFTLSVFVDAKFGGEIYSATNQLGTRYGLSEQTLPGREGGVQVSGKDVNGNPVNTTVSAYDYWRSYSDITSNFVYDADFVKLRAISFAYNFPKSTLSKTPFQAISLAFSAHNLWTIYDKVPNIDPESNYSNSNAQGLERASMPLTRNYGVSLNVKF from the coding sequence ATGAAACGAATATTGGCAGTGTTAGGAATGGTATTGTTGAGCAGCTTAGGAGCTGTTGCACAAAACCGATTAATAACAGGCATAGTGACTGATGCAGAGAACAAGGGAATTGTTGCTGCATCCATAGAGGTTCAAGGAAAACCGTTTAGCGCAGTTACAGACGCTGAAGGTAGATTCAAGATGAATGTTCCGGAAGGGAAGGTAACTTTAAATGTATCTTCTATAGGTTTTGCTTCAAAACAAGTAGTACTTCAGGAAAAAGAAAACCGTGTTGCGGTTGTACTGAACGAAAATTTACAAGAATTAAAAGATGTTGTGGTAACTTCATTTGGAGTTAAAAAACAAAAGAAAGCTTTAGGTTATGCAGTTGGAGAAATCAAAGGCGACGACCTGACAAAAAATAAAGAGATTAATTTAGGAAACGCTCTTCAGGGAAAAATTGCCGGAGTTAACGTTTCTGCACCTGTTACAGGACCTTCTGGTTCAAGCCGTGTAGTAATTCGTGGGGCAACATCTGCTTCTGGATTAAACCAGCCTTTGTATGTTGTAGACGGAATTCCGATTGATAACAGTCAACAAGGAAACGCCGGAATGTATGGTGGAGCTGATAAAGGAGATGGTATGTCTTCTTTCAATCCTGACGATATCGCTTCGATGTCTGTATTAAAAGGTAGTGCCGCTTCTGCTCTTTACGGGTACAGAGGGTCAAATGGTGTTATCTTGATTACTACTAAAAAAGGAAAAAGCGGAACTGGACTTGGCGTAGATTTTAGTACAAATTCTACTTTTAATACTCCGGTAAGTCTTTTGCACTGGCAAGATCAATACGGAGCCGGAGCGCCTGTAAATGGTGTTGCAACAAGATTTTCTGACTTACAGGAACTTAGAGATTCTTACTATTTTGCATGGGGAGATAAATACGACGGAACGCCTTCTCTTTCGCTTGACGGAAAAACAAGACCATACCAAGCTTACGGAAAAGACAACGTTGAAAATTTCTACAGAACTGGATTTTCGTTCAGTAATACTTTAGCAATTTCTGGCGGAAATGAAACAACTAATTTCAGATTGTCTTTTGGAAACACAAAAGATGAGTCTATTTTACCGGGAACAGATTTTGGTAGAAATAACTTGTCTTTGAGTTTAAACTCAGCACCAAACAAAAAAATTAGTATAGAAACTAATGCACAATACATTTCAGAGAAAAGTCATAACAGACCTTATTTGAATGATTCACCAAGAAATCCTTCTTTCCCAACAACTTTCTTAACGCCGGGAACAGATATTAGATGGATCAATAACGGATATGATGAAAATGGCGGTGAGGCAGATTATTTTGGTGCAAACACGTACCAAACAAATCCTTACTTTGCAACACAAGAAGATCTTAACGATGACCTTAGAAAGCGTTTTATAGGTTCTGCAAAAGTTAACTATAATATTACCGATAAAATTTATGCAAAAGCTGTAATTGGTATTGATGATATTAATTATGAATATACTGAAATTGAACCTACAGGAATTAACTATAATCCAGGAGGATCTTATGAAAACAGAGTAGAGAATCGTTCTGAGTTTAATGCTTCGGGATATTTAGGCTACAAAGGCGATATTGCTAAAAATCTTTCATTAGATGCTTTTATTGGAGCGAACCGTCAGGATAATAAGTACAGTGGTATTAAAATGAAAGGTAACAACTTTATTGTGCCGTTTAAATATTTTTATGCTAATACTCAACCGGATAAAACAGAAAAACTATTTTCAGAAAGAGAAGTAAACTCTCTTTTCTATTCGGCAGATTTAGGATACAAAGATTTCTTATATCTTAGTTTAACAGGTCGTCAAGATTGGTTTTCTACTTTAGATCCATCAAACAATAGCGTTTTTTATCCATCTGTAAGTTCAAGTTTCATTTATTCTCAAATTATCGATTTGCCGGAATGGATGTCTTACGGAAAATTAAGAGCAGGTTGGGGTAATGTAGGAGGCGGATTGCAAGAAGCTTATGCTTTGTCATTAACTTATACTGCGCCAGATGGACAAACAGATTCTCAGGGACAACCAATTTTGGGAGTTAATGGAGAAACAGTTCCAAATAAATTTTTGAGACCTTATAATGTAAGTACAATCGAATTTGGTTTCGAAAATACATTCTTTAATAACAGAGTAAGTACAGATTTGACTTTCTATCAAAAGAGAACAACAAAAGATATTGCTGATGCTGATATTTCTCAGGCTTCAGGTTACAGAACTACAAAAATCAACGTGGGAGAAATCCTGAATCAAGGTGTTGAGTTTGCAGTAAATGTAAAAGCGATTAAAACACCAAGTTTCTCTTGGAGCATTGGTTATAACTTTGCTTACAATGATAGTGAAGTAGTAAGTCTTTCGGACAAAATCAATACAAAATCATTAGAAGGAAACAGAGATTCAAGAGCTTCTGTAGTATTAGAAAAAGGACAGCCTTTTGGAGTAATCAAAGCTTATGATTATTTGAGAGATTCACAAGGAAACATTGTAATCGATACAAACGGTAAATTCATGAGAGGAAATTTAATCATTGCAGGACAAGGTGTAGCGCCAACTTCAATGGGACTTTCGAATGATTTTCAATATAAAAATTTCACACTTTCAGTTTTTGTAGATGCTAAATTTGGAGGAGAAATCTATTCAGCTACAAACCAATTAGGAACTCGTTACGGATTATCAGAGCAAACACTTCCGGGTCGTGAAGGCGGAGTTCAGGTATCAGGTAAAGATGTTAACGGAAATCCTGTAAACACAACAGTTTCTGCATACGATTACTGGAGAAGTTATAGTGATATTACATCAAACTTTGTTTACGATGCTGATTTCGTAAAATTAAGAGCAATTTCTTTTGCTTATAATTTCCCAAAATCAACTTTGTCAAAAACACCATTTCAAGCGATTAGCTTAGCGTTTTCTGCTCATAATTTATGGACAATTTATGACAAAGTGCCAAACATCGATCCAGAATCAAACTATTCTAATAGTAATGCACAAGGACTTGAAAGAGCATCTATGCCTTTGACAAGAAACTATGGTGTAAGCCTTAATGTCAAATTTTAA
- a CDS encoding LacI family DNA-binding transcriptional regulator, whose protein sequence is MKKITIKDIATEAQVSISTVSFVINDKGEKMGISPAVIKKVQEVAEKLNYRPSMIATSLRTGKTRSIGLIVEDISNQFFADLARVIEDEAKSIDYRVFYCSTGGDNERSEELINSLLQANVDGFIITPTQNLEEKIDLLIKLRKPVVLVDRYFPGQRVSHVVMDNYEASNTATKFLINKGCKKIAVVNNTSEMVQMKLREDGYRDALKEEGTYDESLVLHLDYNSTEENKVADILSFFEKNTDIDAVLFLTNYMGLAGLQAFRKMGISIPDDISVISFDDHDSFKLHTPTITVIAQPIEDIAVKSIQLLMSQMTDMEKFEVEKSLKKGRLIIRESV, encoded by the coding sequence ATGAAAAAGATTACTATTAAGGATATTGCCACAGAGGCGCAAGTGTCTATATCTACTGTATCTTTTGTCATTAATGATAAAGGCGAGAAAATGGGAATCAGTCCTGCAGTAATAAAAAAGGTGCAGGAAGTTGCTGAAAAGCTGAACTACAGACCCAGCATGATTGCAACCAGTCTAAGAACTGGAAAAACAAGATCGATTGGACTTATTGTTGAGGATATTTCGAATCAGTTCTTTGCAGATCTTGCGAGAGTCATAGAAGATGAAGCGAAGAGCATTGATTACAGAGTTTTTTATTGTAGTACTGGTGGAGATAATGAACGTTCTGAAGAATTGATAAATAGTCTTTTGCAGGCAAATGTGGATGGTTTTATTATTACGCCAACTCAAAATCTTGAAGAGAAAATTGATCTTCTTATAAAATTAAGAAAACCCGTAGTATTAGTCGACAGGTATTTTCCTGGACAAAGAGTGAGTCATGTTGTAATGGATAATTATGAAGCGTCTAATACAGCTACAAAATTTTTGATCAATAAAGGCTGTAAAAAGATTGCTGTTGTAAATAATACATCTGAAATGGTTCAGATGAAATTAAGAGAAGATGGTTATCGCGATGCTTTGAAAGAAGAAGGGACCTATGATGAATCGCTTGTGCTTCATCTGGATTATAATAGTACCGAAGAAAATAAGGTAGCCGATATATTAAGTTTTTTTGAAAAAAACACAGACATAGATGCTGTTTTATTTTTAACCAACTACATGGGACTTGCGGGACTTCAGGCTTTTAGAAAGATGGGAATTAGTATTCCTGATGATATCTCGGTCATAAGTTTTGATGATCATGATAGTTTTAAATTGCATACACCAACAATTACTGTAATTGCGCAGCCTATTGAGGATATTGCAGTTAAATCGATACAGTTGTTAATGAGTCAGATGACTGATATGGAGAAATTTGAAGTAGAAAAAAGCCTTAAAAAAGGTAGGTTAATAATCCGGGAATCTGTTTGA
- a CDS encoding type I phosphomannose isomerase catalytic subunit — protein sequence MSIKNYPLQFEPILKERIWGGEKLETVLNKPIVSKITGESWELSTVEGDVSVVANGKLKGKSLTELIEKSPKAILGTRVYERFGNQFPLLFKYLDAREDLSIQVHPNDKLAKERHNSFGKTEMWYVMQADADARIIVGFKEDSSKEEYLENLNNNTLVSILDDVKAKAGDVFFLETGTVHAIGAGLVVAEIQQTSDITYRLYDFDRKDAQGNKRELHVDLALDAINYNKVDTYKKYETIQNQSNVVVDCPYFTTNFIPLDGTIDVSRNGESFTVYMCIEGSFGIRHENEIYKYEKGDTVLLPADISDYTIDGYASVLEVFIS from the coding sequence ATGAGCATAAAAAATTATCCTTTACAATTTGAACCAATTTTGAAAGAAAGAATTTGGGGCGGAGAAAAACTAGAAACAGTTCTTAATAAGCCAATCGTTTCTAAAATTACAGGAGAAAGTTGGGAATTATCTACTGTAGAAGGAGATGTAAGCGTTGTTGCGAATGGTAAATTAAAAGGAAAATCATTAACGGAATTAATTGAAAAATCTCCAAAGGCAATTTTAGGAACGAGAGTTTATGAACGATTTGGGAATCAGTTTCCACTATTGTTTAAATATCTCGATGCAAGAGAAGATTTATCGATACAGGTTCATCCAAATGATAAATTGGCAAAAGAGCGTCATAATTCTTTTGGTAAAACCGAAATGTGGTATGTAATGCAAGCCGATGCTGATGCAAGAATTATTGTTGGTTTTAAAGAAGATTCAAGCAAAGAAGAATATCTGGAAAATCTGAATAATAATACTTTGGTTTCTATTTTAGACGATGTAAAAGCCAAAGCCGGCGACGTGTTTTTTCTGGAAACAGGAACGGTTCATGCGATAGGAGCGGGATTAGTAGTTGCAGAGATTCAGCAAACATCGGATATTACGTATCGCTTGTATGATTTTGACAGAAAAGATGCTCAGGGAAATAAAAGAGAATTGCATGTAGATTTGGCACTTGATGCAATTAATTATAATAAAGTAGATACATATAAAAAGTACGAAACGATTCAAAATCAATCAAATGTTGTAGTTGATTGTCCTTATTTCACAACGAATTTTATTCCGCTTGACGGAACAATTGATGTGAGTAGAAACGGAGAATCTTTTACAGTTTATATGTGCATCGAAGGTTCTTTTGGAATTAGACATGAGAATGAAATTTATAAATATGAGAAAGGAGATACTGTTTTATTGCCTGCCGATATAAGTGATTATACAATAGATGGTTATGCTTCTGTTTTAGAAGTTTTTATTTCTTAA
- a CDS encoding glycoside hydrolase family 97 protein gives MKNIFLICFFIISNAFLNAQELKSPDGNLVLTFKLNEAGTPVYALSFKNKEVIKESKLGFILKSDIVFNKDFQITDTKFQSENSTWKPVLGEQKEIRNQYNELKADLVQNKSSRKISIYFRLFNDGLGFRYEFPVQDNLRHFIIQEETTEFNLMGDHKLFWIPGDYDTNEYSYTTSKISEMQSLVYNATHVSLAAQTTIKNLATQTPLMMKTNEGLYINIHEAALKNYPAMCLNVNDKTFSLSSHLVPDAVGNKGYIQTGSFTPWRTIVVSDDARNILASKMILNLNEPCNFEDTSWIKPVKYIGVWWEYFTGGGSTWAYSDNQDVVIGATDFSKLKPNNTHGANTKHVKEYIDFAATNGFNAVLVEGWNEGWEDNTAFKKERIYSFTKAYPDFDVKDLSDYAAKKNVKTIMHHETTSSTAEYERQLNDALNFMVDNNYNAVKTGYVGPIIPRGEHHDGQQMVNHYTYVAKEAAKHKIMVDSHEAVRPTGLHRTYPNWFAQESARGTEFESMEGIHPDHTTILPFTRLMGGPMDYTPGIFQGDLSVYGSKKNKLSTTLVKQLALYVTMYSPLQMAADLPENYMRFNDAFQFIKDVALDWDETYILEAEPGDYITIARKTKGKEEWFVGGITDENARIATIDFSFLPKGKSYTATIYEDGKTADYKTNPQSYIIRKISVNSKTKLKQKLASSGGVAISVK, from the coding sequence ATGAAAAATATATTCCTTATCTGTTTTTTTATTATTTCTAATGCTTTCCTAAATGCTCAGGAATTAAAATCTCCCGATGGAAATCTGGTTCTGACATTCAAATTAAATGAAGCCGGAACGCCAGTTTATGCTTTAAGTTTTAAGAACAAAGAAGTAATCAAAGAAAGTAAATTGGGTTTTATTCTAAAATCGGATATTGTATTCAATAAAGATTTCCAGATTACAGATACAAAATTTCAATCCGAAAATAGTACTTGGAAACCGGTTTTAGGAGAACAAAAAGAAATCAGAAATCAATATAATGAATTGAAAGCTGATCTTGTTCAGAATAAAAGCAGCCGAAAGATTTCGATTTATTTCCGATTGTTTAATGATGGTTTAGGTTTTAGATATGAGTTTCCCGTGCAGGATAATTTGCGTCATTTTATTATTCAGGAAGAAACAACGGAGTTTAATTTAATGGGAGATCATAAACTTTTCTGGATTCCCGGCGATTATGATACCAACGAATATAGTTATACAACGTCTAAAATATCTGAGATGCAATCACTGGTTTATAATGCAACTCATGTTTCGCTGGCAGCACAAACTACAATCAAAAATTTGGCAACACAAACGCCTTTGATGATGAAGACCAATGAAGGTCTTTATATTAATATTCACGAAGCGGCTCTGAAAAATTATCCTGCAATGTGTCTGAATGTTAATGACAAAACTTTTTCGTTGAGTTCGCATCTTGTACCTGATGCCGTTGGAAATAAAGGATATATTCAAACGGGAAGTTTTACGCCTTGGCGAACAATTGTCGTAAGCGATGATGCGAGAAATATTCTGGCTTCAAAAATGATCTTGAACTTAAATGAACCTTGCAATTTTGAAGATACTTCATGGATAAAACCCGTTAAATATATAGGAGTTTGGTGGGAATATTTTACTGGCGGAGGTTCGACTTGGGCATATTCAGACAATCAGGATGTTGTTATTGGAGCAACAGATTTCTCTAAATTGAAACCCAATAATACGCACGGAGCAAATACAAAACATGTAAAAGAATATATTGATTTTGCTGCTACAAATGGTTTTAATGCCGTTTTGGTCGAAGGCTGGAATGAAGGCTGGGAAGATAATACGGCTTTTAAAAAAGAACGAATTTATAGTTTTACCAAAGCATATCCGGATTTTGATGTAAAAGATTTAAGTGATTATGCGGCTAAAAAGAACGTAAAAACTATCATGCATCATGAAACAACATCTTCCACTGCGGAGTATGAAAGACAATTAAATGATGCTTTAAATTTCATGGTTGATAACAATTATAATGCTGTAAAAACAGGTTATGTTGGACCAATTATTCCAAGAGGAGAACATCACGACGGACAACAAATGGTCAATCATTATACGTATGTAGCCAAAGAAGCGGCGAAACATAAAATCATGGTAGATTCACATGAAGCCGTTCGTCCAACGGGTTTACACAGAACGTATCCAAACTGGTTTGCGCAGGAATCGGCACGAGGAACTGAGTTTGAATCTATGGAAGGAATTCATCCAGATCATACTACGATTTTGCCTTTTACAAGATTAATGGGCGGTCCGATGGATTATACGCCGGGGATTTTTCAGGGAGATTTATCGGTTTATGGTTCTAAGAAGAATAAGCTGAGTACAACACTTGTGAAGCAATTGGCGCTTTATGTTACGATGTATAGTCCGTTGCAAATGGCTGCCGATTTACCGGAGAATTATATGCGTTTTAATGATGCATTTCAGTTTATTAAAGATGTTGCCCTTGATTGGGATGAAACTTATATTCTCGAAGCAGAACCTGGAGATTATATCACAATTGCGAGAAAAACAAAAGGAAAAGAAGAATGGTTTGTTGGCGGAATAACTGATGAAAACGCACGCATTGCTACAATTGATTTTAGTTTTCTTCCAAAAGGGAAATCTTATACAGCAACAATTTACGAAGATGGAAAAACTGCTGATTATAAAACTAATCCGCAATCGTATATTATCCGAAAAATAAGCGTAAATAGCAAAACAAAGCTGAAGCAAAAACTGGCGTCAAGCGGAGGAGTTGCGATTTCTGTAAAGTAA
- a CDS encoding DUF4494 domain-containing protein, giving the protein MSATWYECKVKYRKTDETGGQKVLTEPYLVDALSYTEAEKRINEEMAAYISEEFKITNIKVANYAEIHPFENADRWFKSKVTLMAYDEESGKERKSNMYLLVQANDVREAYDNTLHVMQTTMGEYSIPAVSESPIMDVFPYFSGEEGETEQLERFNALKASKPAQPAVETIDHMEFETALEE; this is encoded by the coding sequence ATGAGCGCAACTTGGTACGAATGCAAAGTAAAATATAGAAAGACAGACGAAACCGGAGGACAAAAAGTTCTAACAGAACCTTATCTGGTAGATGCTTTGTCTTATACCGAAGCCGAAAAAAGAATTAATGAAGAGATGGCAGCTTATATCAGTGAAGAATTTAAAATCACGAATATAAAAGTGGCTAATTATGCCGAAATTCATCCTTTTGAAAATGCAGATCGTTGGTTTAAATCAAAAGTAACTTTGATGGCTTACGACGAAGAAAGTGGTAAAGAAAGAAAATCGAATATGTATCTTTTGGTACAGGCAAATGATGTGAGAGAAGCTTATGACAATACGCTTCACGTGATGCAAACCACAATGGGAGAATATTCAATTCCTGCTGTTTCTGAATCACCAATTATGGATGTTTTCCCTTATTTCAGTGGTGAAGAAGGAGAAACAGAACAATTAGAAAGATTCAATGCATTGAAAGCTTCAAAACCTGCACAACCTGCAGTAGAAACTATCGATCACATGGAATTTGAAACTGCTTTGGAAGAATAA
- a CDS encoding glycosyltransferase family 39 protein codes for MTKKSLILIGFIILKFVLQCILISPEYDLQRDEYLHLDQAHHLAWGYLSVPPVTSWFSYLIYQLGNSVFWVKFFPALFGALTLFIVWKTIETLKGNIYALILGATCILFSSLLRINTLYQPNSLDILCWTGFYYVIIQYFITEKTKWLYIGAIVFAFGFLNKYNILFLLLGLLPALLLSKQRQVLAKKHLYLALLLGLLLILPNLLWQYNNQFPIVHHMKELAETQLVNVDRIGFLKEQLLFFIGAFFVILAGLYALLFYKAFAEFKFFFTSIIFTLLIFIYFKAKAYYAIGLYPIYIAFGAVFLSNILKTGWKRYLQPVFIIIPLLFFIPMYNLAFPNKSPEYIVKHPEKYKKLDMLRWEDGKDHALPQDFADMLGWKELARKTDSVYATLPNQDKTLVLCDNYGQAGAINYYTKKGIKAVSFNADYVNWFNLNITYKNLIRVKDYEKESDELKETSPYFNSAKISGEITNKYAREYGTTIFVFTDAKVNIKKRLESEIKSAKDYSK; via the coding sequence ATGACTAAGAAATCTCTAATTTTAATTGGGTTTATTATTTTAAAATTTGTCTTGCAATGCATTCTCATAAGTCCTGAATATGATTTGCAGCGCGATGAATATCTACATCTTGATCAGGCGCATCATTTGGCTTGGGGTTATTTGTCCGTTCCTCCCGTTACATCCTGGTTTTCTTACCTTATATATCAGCTTGGAAATTCGGTTTTTTGGGTAAAATTCTTTCCTGCTCTTTTTGGTGCGTTGACACTTTTTATTGTTTGGAAAACTATTGAAACCCTAAAAGGAAATATCTATGCGTTGATTTTGGGCGCAACTTGCATTTTGTTTTCGTCTTTATTGCGAATTAACACACTTTATCAGCCCAATTCATTGGATATTTTGTGCTGGACAGGATTTTATTATGTTATCATTCAATATTTTATTACCGAAAAAACAAAATGGCTTTATATTGGAGCAATAGTCTTTGCTTTTGGCTTTTTGAATAAATACAATATTCTTTTTCTCTTACTCGGACTTTTGCCTGCGCTTTTACTTTCTAAACAAAGACAAGTTTTAGCCAAAAAACATCTGTATTTGGCATTACTTTTAGGCTTATTATTGATTCTTCCGAATCTTTTATGGCAATACAATAATCAATTTCCTATCGTACATCACATGAAGGAATTAGCAGAAACACAACTTGTCAATGTTGATCGAATTGGATTCTTAAAAGAACAATTACTGTTTTTTATTGGCGCCTTTTTTGTTATTCTTGCCGGATTATATGCTTTACTATTTTATAAAGCTTTCGCCGAATTTAAATTCTTTTTTACCAGTATAATTTTCACGCTTCTGATCTTTATTTATTTCAAAGCCAAAGCTTATTATGCAATTGGCCTCTATCCTATTTATATTGCTTTTGGAGCTGTTTTTCTATCCAATATTTTAAAAACGGGCTGGAAACGATATCTACAACCAGTATTTATCATTATTCCGCTTTTGTTTTTTATTCCGATGTACAATTTGGCGTTTCCAAATAAAAGTCCGGAGTATATTGTAAAACATCCTGAGAAATATAAAAAACTTGATATGCTTCGCTGGGAAGATGGAAAAGATCACGCTTTGCCACAAGATTTTGCCGATATGTTGGGATGGAAAGAACTTGCCCGCAAAACCGATTCTGTTTATGCGACGCTTCCTAATCAAGATAAAACACTCGTTTTGTGCGACAATTACGGACAAGCCGGAGCGATTAATTATTATACCAAAAAAGGAATCAAAGCGGTTTCTTTTAATGCTGATTATGTAAATTGGTTTAATCTAAATATTACCTACAAAAACCTCATCAGAGTTAAGGATTACGAAAAAGAAAGTGACGAATTAAAAGAGACAAGTCCTTATTTTAATAGTGCTAAAATTTCAGGTGAAATCACCAACAAATATGCGCGTGAATACGGAACTACTATCTTTGTTTTTACTGATGCAAAAGTCAATATCAAAAAAAGACTTGAGAGCGAAATAAAATCGGCAAAAGACTATAGCAAATAA
- a CDS encoding DUF4269 domain-containing protein: MIDFTSIEYLKTGNQKQIKTFEVLSQNKVLIHLAEFDPILVGTIPINIDIENSDLDIICYWKNKTDFIAKLNVLFINETDFQIRETVIDSQETVIANFKLNGFEIEIFGQNLPTKNQNGYKHMIIENEILKAKDENFRLEIIKLKQNGYKTEPAFAYLLGLNGDPYSELLKYQI; encoded by the coding sequence ATGATTGACTTTACTTCTATCGAATATTTAAAAACCGGAAACCAAAAACAGATTAAGACTTTTGAAGTTTTGTCTCAAAATAAGGTTTTAATCCATTTAGCTGAATTTGATCCTATTCTTGTTGGCACAATCCCGATTAATATTGATATCGAAAACAGTGATCTTGACATTATCTGTTACTGGAAAAACAAAACCGATTTTATAGCAAAACTGAATGTTCTTTTTATAAATGAAACTGATTTTCAAATTAGAGAAACAGTTATTGATAGTCAGGAAACTGTTATTGCTAACTTCAAACTAAACGGTTTTGAAATTGAAATCTTTGGTCAGAACCTTCCAACCAAAAATCAAAATGGTTATAAACATATGATTATCGAAAATGAAATTCTGAAAGCAAAAGATGAAAATTTTAGATTAGAAATCATCAAACTCAAACAAAACGGCTACAAAACAGAACCTGCTTTTGCATATTTATTAGGCTTAAATGGAGATCCATATTCGGAATTATTGAAATATCAGATTTAA
- a CDS encoding cupin domain-containing protein — MKTQGYIKLIKSVETNKESVLKMNILPGEKTPWHYHTLFLETFEILEGTLEVGKGKDIHHLKQGDIAMIQPNEKHYYHNVSKEECIIKATLSPGNMNFEYSLFILKGLVNDRLASVAGTPKKFSDLALFVYLNNSKMVGFQKIAEPIFSWVAKAAIKKGRLDELIQKYCKEIK, encoded by the coding sequence ATGAAAACGCAAGGATACATTAAACTGATTAAGTCAGTAGAAACAAATAAAGAGAGTGTATTGAAGATGAATATTCTTCCGGGCGAAAAAACACCGTGGCATTATCACACTTTGTTTTTAGAGACATTTGAGATTTTAGAAGGTACATTGGAAGTAGGAAAAGGTAAAGACATTCATCATTTAAAACAGGGAGATATTGCAATGATACAACCAAATGAAAAACATTATTATCACAATGTTTCTAAAGAGGAGTGTATTATAAAAGCAACTCTTAGTCCGGGTAATATGAATTTTGAATATTCTCTTTTTATTTTGAAAGGACTTGTAAATGATAGATTGGCAAGTGTTGCAGGTACTCCGAAGAAATTTTCAGATTTAGCTCTGTTTGTTTATTTGAATAACTCAAAAATGGTCGGATTTCAAAAAATAGCTGAGCCAATATTTAGTTGGGTTGCTAAAGCAGCTATTAAAAAAGGACGTTTAGATGAATTAATACAGAAATACTGCAAAGAGATAAAATAA
- a CDS encoding DUF4267 domain-containing protein translates to MMTKNISITIVFLVGLGLIFLGARFLVSPETAEAGYGIRFNEQGDYSFHYIKGIRDLFAGLIFCILVLSKETKALGITLLVGAIIPFVDMLIVLSKNYNGITPAISHISAIIVCTTLGIILIMNKSEKKAV, encoded by the coding sequence ATGATGACAAAAAATATTTCTATTACAATCGTATTCCTGGTGGGGTTGGGATTGATTTTTCTAGGAGCAAGATTTCTCGTATCACCAGAAACAGCAGAAGCAGGTTATGGAATACGCTTTAATGAACAAGGTGATTATTCCTTTCATTACATTAAAGGTATCCGTGATTTATTTGCAGGGTTAATATTTTGCATTCTCGTATTGAGTAAAGAAACAAAAGCATTAGGCATAACGCTATTGGTTGGTGCAATTATTCCATTTGTTGATATGCTTATCGTTTTAAGTAAAAACTACAATGGCATAACGCCAGCTATTTCGCATATATCTGCAATTATTGTTTGCACTACTTTAGGAATAATTTTGATTATGAATAAATCCGAAAAAAAAGCTGTATGA